The segment atttaacggtaaaaattttctaataaaaacttgaaacttGCATGAAAAGCTTGTCTCGTTTCCATTTTGAGACGAATAAAAGTGAtaaccaaaacaaaaaaaaattaattgcaaaaaagTGTCTTAATAGCTTAAGAAAATTAGACATTTTCTAGTTTATTTTAGTCTTTTTACCCCTCAAAAAATGTCTCTCTGACTACCTGAATCCCTTCCGCTACTGAGTCTCCATCCGCCAGCCATGGAGAATGACGAAAAAAGCGCTAACCAAGCAAAAACAGAACCATCTCCGGAAAAATCTGCTTTTCAGTCGGGCGATTCGTTCATCATCAACCCTTTGGATGACCATGAAATCGGCTATTTAGACTCTGAAGGTGAGGAAATGATGAACCGACAATCGTCAACAGCAAATACAGCGGAAGACTTGTCAACCATGTCTGCGGGAAATAGCGCCCAACGTCGATGGTCCTTGAACTTTAGtcgaaataaaaagtttttgtatcaaaagacTGTCAGTTTTAAGCCAGCAAGGAGATTGAGACGtaagtttttaacatttctcgccaatttttaagaaatttcaaggattttcttcgtttttaggTTCCTTTGACAATCCGCTGGGTAGTCAGAAGTACGAAAACATCGAAACAATCACGGAAGACTTCGAACAACACGAAGAACTAATGGAAGACTCGCAACTCGCCGAGCAATTACGTGTTCAGACAATTCGTTCCTTGCCGCAAACGTTATCCGTGAAACGCGAAATTCGCGCAAATCTCTCAAAGACCATCGGGCGTCGTAGTAGCGCCAATAACTCGGGAGATTTTTGGAAACATTgcaaaaattacggaaaactTTTGTCGAAACAGCTTCAACGACGAATCGAGCATACCGGAAATCGTTTCGAATTGTGGTACGACTCCTTAAAAACTGTCGAAGGGCATTTTGGAAGCAGTGTCGGAGCATATTTCCGATTTTTGCGCTTTTTGTACATCACAAACGTAATTTTGGCGGTTTCGATGATCGCTTTTGTTGCTTTTCCCCAATGGTTGTTCAACAATACGGAGAATCCGATGATTTGGCGCCCCAAAAATGTCACGAAAAACGAAAGTCAGATCTTGTTGACGCCGGAATTGAATAATTGGGCAAAATATGAAGTCGTCATTCCAGAAAATTTGACTGTAGAGACGTTAGAAAGTAAAgtagatgagaaaaaattgacaaaaattcatgaacCGATTTATTTTTCGGATATTTTTACCgctttggtaagttttttcccaaaaatttcaataaagcttaaaaaatttttttttttttcagcacggTTTGAAGTCATCAATAATGTTTTACGGATCTTATACCAACGAAACGTTCGCTTTGAAGGTTTCCAACTACTACAGCATGCCTCATGCCTACCTGATTACCACAAGTGTCTTATATACTCTTGTTTTTACGATTGTTTCGATCAATGTAGCGCGCTCCTATCGTCGTAGTTTCATCGAATCATCGGGCGCCATCCATAAACTCTTTTCACATCGGATTTTATGTGCATGGGATTTTAATTTGTGCTTCATACGCGGCGCAAAAATGAAGAGAGATGCAATTGTGCAGGACTTTCGCGATTTGTTGGCGGAAGTAAATGCAAAAGCGGAAGCTCCTGAGACGAATTTGCGACGTTTTTATGGATTATTGGCACAATTGATGGCTCACGTGTTAGTTGTGTTGCTAATGAGCGGCGTGGCGATCGGGGTTTGGATGCTTCTGTTGAGTCGAAATGCCGGAAGAATTGACGATAGGcttttttcggtattttatttGCCGATTGCGGTTAATATTATTGTCAGTTTCTTTCAAAATGTCTTCGGATGGATTGCGAGGTGAGttgtttttgtgatttttaaacctaaaaaaattaattaaaattattaaaattaattaaaattaattaaaattaattaaaattaattaaaactattaaaattaattcaaattattaaaataaattaaaattaataaaattaattaaaattaattaaaattattaaaattaattaaaaaattattaaaattaattaaaattattaaaattaattaaaattaataaaattaattaaaattaattaaaattattaaaattaattaaaattattaaaattattaaaaattattaaaaaatattaaaaaatattaaaattatcaaagttattaaaaattattaaaatttaaaaaaaaattaaaattaatttaaaatttaattttttcacagcaTGGAAGAATATCACTCACCCGGAACAGTACTCCATATCCATCTCTTgaggaattttttgcttttggcATCAATTGTTGGTCCCCTAACCCTATATTGGATCGAAGAAAGTCGCAATATCCATTGTTGGGAAACTGCCTTCGGACAAGATATTTACCGCATCATTGTCGTCGATTTGCTCTTCAGTTGTTTGGGTGTTCCGTTCTACTATGCGCTCCGTTACGTGCTTCACAGACAATTTCCACACAATTTTTCGTTGCCGCCATTCAACATATCGCATGCTTGCCTTAAATTAGTATTTAGCCAAACACTTACGTGGCTCGGGGTTTTGTATTCGCCGCTGCTTCCGCTCGTGCTTGTCATCAAAATGGCGATTATTTTCTACATCAAGGTAggattttgggattttttttaatgaaaattattgaaaatttaatttttttgtagaaatataCTTTGATCAAGTTTTGTAAGCCGCCTCAGAAGCTATGGCGCTCAAGCCAGACACGAACTCTCTTCAtggttttgacttttttgtcactttttagtGCGATTGTCATCAATTGTTACATCGTTACTCAgtgagtttttcttttttgatgaaatttaatgaaaatttttataaaaattacctttttcagAGTTTCTGTGAGTAAAAATTGCGGACCGTTTCGCGGAAGTGAAGAAATGGTCGAAGTTCTTATCAAAGATATTGATGTATTGAAAGATGTAAGTCCCttttaacccaaaaaaaataaattttttcaactttttcatgaatttttaggaCAATATGTTTTGGAGCATCATCGCATCTCTCACGAAACCCGCTGTCGTTGCCGGAATTCTTCTCACAATGACCgtcattgtttattatttgcgCGCCAAGTCACGAGCCCACACAGAAATGGTCAAACTTCTAAAGGAAATGTTGTATTTAGAGGCTCGCGATAAGGCTTTTCTCATTTCCAGCATCAAACAATTGACGAATAACAGCGGATTTTTGCTCGAAGATGCGGATTTTGTGTTGCGGGGCAAACCTTATATGCGTCATTCGCGTAATAATAGTTGCACAACGTGGGTTTTCACAACTTCGCCGAGTCACAGTAGGAATCCAAGCGGCAATAATCcacgtaaatttatttttttcattaaaatttttttaaaaaaaaattaaaatttaattttttaaattttttttagatatcaCAACAACTACAGTTGTCAATCACAAAGTAAATAGCAATCACGCCAGCAatggcaacaacaacaacaacaataataatcaaattataCAGGAAATATCTGATCCGAAAAATGTGTGATACGTGTAGCCAAATTGTACcaaagaccaaaaaaaaaaatttttcctgatattattttaaaattttttttcgcgtgaaCTTTGACCAAGTAACTTCTCTCAGCAGCcacgagaatttttaaaaaggagtATTATTTGTGTGtcaattagataaaatttacatgttAGGAGTgaaattgcaatatttttagatgataagaagaaaatcgaatcgttttgtgaattttgttgTACCTACAAAGAGAGcaataaaaacaatgaaaagcttttgctttattataaa is part of the Culicoides brevitarsis isolate CSIRO-B50_1 chromosome 3, AGI_CSIRO_Cbre_v1, whole genome shotgun sequence genome and harbors:
- the LOC134833301 gene encoding transmembrane channel-like protein 7, with translation MENDEKSANQAKTEPSPEKSAFQSGDSFIINPLDDHEIGYLDSEGEEMMNRQSSTANTAEDLSTMSAGNSAQRRWSLNFSRNKKFLYQKTVSFKPARRLRRSFDNPLGSQKYENIETITEDFEQHEELMEDSQLAEQLRVQTIRSLPQTLSVKREIRANLSKTIGRRSSANNSGDFWKHCKNYGKLLSKQLQRRIEHTGNRFELWYDSLKTVEGHFGSSVGAYFRFLRFLYITNVILAVSMIAFVAFPQWLFNNTENPMIWRPKNVTKNESQILLTPELNNWAKYEVVIPENLTVETLESKVDEKKLTKIHEPIYFSDIFTALHGLKSSIMFYGSYTNETFALKVSNYYSMPHAYLITTSVLYTLVFTIVSINVARSYRRSFIESSGAIHKLFSHRILCAWDFNLCFIRGAKMKRDAIVQDFRDLLAEVNAKAEAPETNLRRFYGLLAQLMAHVLVVLLMSGVAIGVWMLLLSRNAGRIDDRLFSVFYLPIAVNIIVSFFQNVFGWIASMEEYHSPGTVLHIHLLRNFLLLASIVGPLTLYWIEESRNIHCWETAFGQDIYRIIVVDLLFSCLGVPFYYALRYVLHRQFPHNFSLPPFNISHACLKLVFSQTLTWLGVLYSPLLPLVLVIKMAIIFYIKKYTLIKFCKPPQKLWRSSQTRTLFMVLTFLSLFSAIVINCYIVTQVSVSKNCGPFRGSEEMVEVLIKDIDVLKDDNMFWSIIASLTKPAVVAGILLTMTVIVYYLRAKSRAHTEMVKLLKEMLYLEARDKAFLISSIKQLTNNSGFLLEDADFVLRGKPYMRHSRNNSCTTWVFTTSPSHSRNPSGNNPHITTTTVVNHKVNSNHASNGNNNNNNNNQIIQEISDPKNV